The Conger conger unplaced genomic scaffold, fConCon1.1 SCAFFOLD_169, whole genome shotgun sequence genomic interval acacagttacacacacacacagtggacacacacacacacagtggacacacacacacacacagttttagacacacacacacacacacacagtggacacacacacacacacagttttagacacacacacacacactcacacacactcacacacacacacacacacacagttacacacacacagtggacacacacacacacagtggacacacacacacagtggacacacacacacacacacagttacacacacacacactcacacacacacacacacacacagagttacacacacacacacagtggacacacgcacgcacacacacacacacagttttagacacacacacacacacactcacacacagttacacacagttacacacactcacacagagttacacacacacacagtggacacacacacacactcacacacactcacacacacacacacacacacacagagttatacacacacacacacacagtggacacacacacacacactcacacacacacagtggacacacacacactcacacactcacacagttttagacacacacactcacactcacacacacacacacacacacacactcacacacactcacacacagttttagacacacacacacacacagtggacacacacacacacacacacactcacacagttttagacacacacactcacacacacacagagttacacacacacactcacacacacacacactcacacacagttttagacacacacacactcacacacacacacacactcacacacagttttagacacacacacacacacacagtggacacacacacacacacacacacacagtggacacacacacactcacacacacactctcacacacacacacacacacacacacacacagtggacacacatactctcacacacacacacacacacacacacacagtggacacacacacactcacacacacactctcacacacacacacatacacacagtggacacacacacactcacacacacacacacacacacacacactcacacacacacactctcacactcacacacacacacacacacacacacactcacacacacacacacacacacacacacacacactctcacactcacacacacacacacacacactctcacactcacacacacatgcacacacacacacacacacacacacactcacacacacacacacactctcacactcacacacacacacacacacacacacacacactcacacacagttttagacacacacacacacacacacacacagtggacacacacacacagagttacacacacacacacacacacacacacactcacacacagttttagacacacacacacacacacacacacactcacacacacacacacacacacacactctcacactcacacacacacgcacacacacacacacacacacacacacactcacacacacacacacacacacactctcacactcacacacacacacacacacacacacacacactcacacacagttttagacacacacacacacacacactcacacacacacacagtggacacacacacacagagttacacacacacacacacacacacacacacactcacacacagttttagacacacacacacactcacacacacacacacactcacacacacacacacactcacacactcactcacacacacagtcacacacacactcacacacacacacacacacactcacacacacactctcacacacacacacatacacacagtggacacacacacactcacacacacacacacacacacacacactcacacacacacactctcacacacacacacacacacacactcacacacacacacacacacacacacactctcacactcacacacacacacacacacacactcacacacacacacacacacacacacacactcacacacacacacacacacactcacacacacacactcacacactcactcacacacacagtcacacacacactcacacacacacacacacacactcacacacacactctcacacacacacacatacacacagtggacacacacacactcacacacacacacacacacacacactcacacacacacactctcacactcacacacacacacacacacacacactcacacacacacacacacacacactctcacactcacacacacacacacacacacactcacacacacactcacacacacacacacacacactcacacacacacacacactcacacactcactcacacacacagtcacacacacactcacacacacacacacacacactcacacacacacacacacacacacacacacacacacacacacacacacactcacacacacacacacacacacacacacacacacacacacacacacctggtatGTCCAGAAGGCGAGTGCTCTGCTGCTGATGTCGAGCACGGTTTCGGGCCGCAGGCCGGCCAGCACCATGGCCTTGTACTCCTCTGACGGGGCCAGCTCGGTGCGCACGATGTCCAGCTTCCCCGACAGGGCGGACTGGCAGGCGGGGCAGAGGGCCGGGGAGCGGCTGAACTCCCCTGAGCCGTGCTGGTCACAGAACGCGTGCGAACACGCCGTCACCCAggcaaaaccactcagaaccgCCCGGCACTTCGGGAAATTGCACATCAGGGAGTCCTCACACATCGACATGTCTGAGACAGAAAGTGTACAACACcacgtcacacacactgtgcacagatTACACTACACtcatcacatacacactatacaaaGCATACTTAACACACTAAACACTACATACCACCtcttggctcaggtggtaagagtggttgtctggcagtcggagggttgccggttcagttCCCCACCTGGGCGTGTCAAAGAGTCCCGGAGCaacacacctaacccccaaatgctcctgaccagctggccgttagtgtgtgagcgcatgtatgaatgagaagcattaattgtacagcgctttggataaagcatacataaattccaaccatGTACCAAAtaccaaacaaaaataagaTTCATGGCGAGGCAGGCAGCTGCATGAGTTTGGGGAATGTGGGCCCATTTCCCCCCAGTCTTCCTTCGAACAGCAAAAACTATTTAGAAGTCCAAAAGCAAATGTGCACCATTTTTAATGGTTGCCTTCAAgaataatgcaatgcaataacTTACTGTAGTTTGGCCTATTCTCGTGAAGTTCAATATGTGCTTTGCGTAGTAAATCATACATTATTCATTAGGATTTAAGCAACCACGGATTTTGGGACGGCTACGGTGACCGGAAATAGATCTGTATTGACGCTATTAGGGACTTTAAGCAACTACGAATTTTGGATTTGACGGCGACAACTATTATGCTGCAACCCAAACGCTTTGAAAAATCACTGTAACTTTGGAACGGTTGTTCTTGAAATCATGAATGGCATGAACATTCAGTCGAGAAAATGTCAGTAaaaactaacgttagctatagtAGGCATATCTAAAATGTAGCTTAGCTAAGTTAATCACTAATACAATAACCATAGTGACAATTTCAACATCCATATATTATAGCTAGTTAGCTCAGTGTCTTTTGTATAGCCTAATTAAATTAACGAACTGGCTACTGTTATATGTCTCATAACCTTTAGCTTGGCAAGTTAACTAAGCTAAGCtatctagctaacgttagacagCTAGCCCAATGATGTCACGGTCACAATGCTTTAGGCCTAGTTAACAGTATACATTTTCGAGTCAAAGAAATCTAATAATCATTCGCAAGGACTTGCTAGAACTGTTTCATTTACTATCGGGAATAGCGCTGATACAATTACAAATTCATTCCTGAATAAATAAGTTTACCTCTTACTGGTAGTACTAAATGACCGTTGAGAAGCTCGTTTGTAATTCTGGGGCCTGAGGCCGCTCAGCTCACCTGAGGTAGAAAAGACTCGTGCGCGATAGTCAGAAAATCCATTTGATTGGTGGAGAAAAACCAACTGAAATCTGTTTCGGAGATGGAGCCAACATGGCTGGCGGCGATGCTATGTGCTTATTGCATTATCTATACACTAATAAATATGAGGCAATTCGACCAAACTCGGTTTCCTCGGGCAGGGTGAAACTAATGGAACCGATTTGTTGGCGTCTGAAAACATGTCTCGCGCGCTAGGGAGCGCCATTCAGTGTTTATCGCTTTCCTGCCAACTTCAACCCTGAAATCTGCTATGGTCTGCAGATCAGCACCAGTGCCTTACGAGAGTCTCTTAAGAAAGCTGAATTGTTGGAAATGTTTCGTGTAGACTGGAACCCACTCGTTTTAGATCATGTGAAGGAAATAAGCGCTGACTCTTCAGAGCTGGCTAATAATCTATAGTGGGCAAAATATTAAAGggaccccctagtttggggttttTATGGGGAGGAATAATGGTGATAGCACTATAAACGGTAGCCTACTGTGTTTCTAACCATTTCTGTCCGGTGTCTGGGAAAAATAAAGAAGTTATCCTCCCGTCTTGTCTATTAGGTACAAACttgatatattaaaataaaaaatagcttAGTGTAGCTTTGGTAACAGTTATGTGTTATGTTAAAGTAGCCCACTGCTTTGTTCTGAAATCCAAAATAGGTATTGACTGTACGCTAATTAGGCTAATAAGTGTTTGGTCGTTTTATTGCACCGGTTGTCGCTTAAATTAAGAGCATACTGATTTATAGCTTGGGGAACGCAATGGAGTATTGTTATCGTGATATAATGGTCATTTCCATGTCTCCCCTCCCCTACGCACTTTCCCCTCCTCCCTCGTTTCCTCTGCGCGATCGCCGCCGAAAGCAGAAGTTTATCAGCTGATCTAAACCCGCTGTACCGTCAGtcgcgagagggagaggggacagtAGCTATAGAAACAGTCAGAAGACCAATCCACGGCGAAAGGAGAAGAGCAATCTATAGCGAGCGCATTTCAACAAATTCCGTGCCAGGAAACTGTGAAAATACAGTCGCGATTAAAAAAAGACAGACAATGACATTGTGACCGTCCAATGAAACGAAAGGCAACAAGAATATAAAATCTGACGTCAAGCCAACATTCACCAAACAGGAAAAGGTAACGTAAAGCTTTAATCAGAAACTGTGTACAATTAGATCATTAAACCACTCGTCATGTTATTGTAACTGAGGCAAACGTTTTCACATCGCAAAAGTGTAGTTTTTTTGAGACAGCTGGACTACAGGTGGGATCGAGACATATGTGTCTATGCGTTGGTCTTCAGCGTTATTAAAATGTTCACCTGTTTCTGCCAGAGTGGGGTTGGGGATTATCGATAATGCACCTTAGTGCCAACACTTAGCTCCTTCCATCTGTGAACATGTTTCCATCATCTTAAAATCCCAAACTCcgctctgtttctgttttttttttccccaacaacCTGTTGCTTTTAGGGACTGTGAAACAT includes:
- the LOC133120002 gene encoding E3 ubiquitin-protein ligase CCNB1IP1, producing MSMCEDSLMCNFPKCRAVLSGFAWVTACSHAFCDQHGSGEFSRSPALCPACQSALSGKLDIVRTELAPSEEYKAMVLAGLRPETVLDISSRALAFWTYQ